ATGTTTACGCACGACGGCAAAAAGCACCTCCCAAAACCCGCCGACGGCCAACGTCACGATATAAACGGGGAAAAAGTAAAGCGCCCCGTGCACAAAACAGGAAAGCAGACTCTGCGGTGAAAAGCCGAGCCCTAAAAGCTGCATGACCTGAGCCTGCCAGCGGGTCGACTCGGCTCCGGCGGCAATGGCCAAATTGGCCTGGTAACCGGTATTGTAGAGCGCCATAATCACCGTCGGAATCAGCGCATATACCACCATCATCATCATGCGCTTGAGGTCGAGCGCGTCGCGAATGTGCGCGCCGCTGCGCGTCACCGCGCCCGTGGAATAGACAAAGGTGTCTATTGCCTCCCACAGAGGATAGAGCGCCTTTAGCTTTCCCTCGGTAAAATGCTTTTCCTGTTTGTCGAGGAATCTTCTGAGAGCCTTCACTATCCTTCTTTCTCCATGATGGTCAACGTATTACGCAGGTTCAACCCATGATCGATCTTTGAGGGGCAGACAAAGGTGCAAAGCGCCAAGTCTTCCTCTTCCAGCTCCAGACAGCCGAGAAGCTCTGCCTCTTCGATGTCGTTGATGGCCAATGCCTTGAGCAGCAGATTCGGCAGAATGTCGAGCGGCATGACCTCTTCATAGCTGCCGATCGGGATAATAGCCCGCGGGCCGCCGTGAAGCGCCGTGGTAAAAGAAAATTTCTTGTGCGGAAACAGCTTGGAAAGGACGATGTTTTTGACCGAGTAGAGATTAAAGCCCGGACTCAACCAACCCAGCAGGTGCCTGTCGCCGCCTTCCGGCAACGCGCTGATTTGCTGATGATAGCGGCCGAGAAAGGCGGCGCCGTCGGCGGCAGTCCGTCCGTCGAGCAGAGAACCCGAAACGACGCGCACTGAACCCCCTTGCAGCTCGCCGTCGGTAAGCTCTGCTAAAGAGGCGCCGAGTCGCGTGCGCAGCAGGCGCGGCCGTTTGACCGCCGGACCGGCAAGGCTGACAATACGCTCGACATCCAGACGACCTGTGGTAAACAGACGGCCGATCGCTGCAACATCCTGGGCACCGACGTACCAAACGGTCTTATGCCGATCAACTGGATCTAGGAAATGGATGTGAGTGCCGGGCAGCCCCGCCGGATGCGGGCCGGAGAAACAGACCGCTTCGATCTTGTCCGATTCTTGAACAGCCAAACGGCTTTGCGGACTGAGGCAAACAAACACCTTGCCGTCCGTCAACAGGGATAAAACCTTTAAGCCGTCGGCAAAATCTTTTTCTTTGCCCTTCAGTACGACATCGAGATTGGGAGCGTGCGGCCGAGTGTCCATAGCTGTGACAAAAATCGAATGCGGCACCGTTTGCGGATCGGCCACTTTTCCGAACGGACGCGCCCGCAAAGCGGTCCATAAACCCGAATCGAGAAGCTGCTGCCGTATGGTTCCGCGATCGAGGCTGTCCAAGCGGGATGCATCGTAAGCGTCAAAGACTACGGCGTCATCACCATCGATGTCGATCACAACCGAAACGAGCGCCCGCTTATCACCGCGGTTGACGGCCGCCACCCTGCCGCTCGCCGGTGAAGTGTATTTGACGGCAGGCATTTTCTTATCTGTAAACAGCACTTGTCCAAGTTTGACCCGGTCACCGACGGCTGCCTGCATCGTCGGCTTCATGCCGATGTAATCGGCTCCAACGACCGCCGCTTGTTTTACGGCCGGTGCATCATAAACGACCTGCTCCGGTGCGCCGCTGATCGGAACATCCAGGCCTTTCTTTATGCGAATCGTTCTCATGGCAACCTTTTTGTCTGTCCTAATTGATCTTTTTTCTTAATCGCAGGCAGAATGCAACACTATTCCGTTTTGAAATGTTCCGCAATAAATTTTGAAAATTATAAAAAAAACCCCCATTTTCCAACGGATTTTTAGTCTTATAAAAGCTCGCGCTTTTGAAAGAGCAAAATTTTTGACTTGTCCCGGTAAAAAGCAATCAGGCAAAGGCTGAAAAAAGAACGGAGACGCGTTGTGCGTCTCCGTTACTTTTATTGCGTTTTGGGGGCTGAATTCCAGGAATGGAGGTTTTTGATTCGCTCGGCCTCCGGCATCATTCTGACGGCCTGCTCGACTTCCCGGTCGGCGGTGATCCTCACTTTGTAATAGTGCTCGCTGTTCCACAATTGACGCGCAATTTCTGCTTTGATCAGTAGGGCAATGTAATCGGCATCCTTTTGATAGGCTTCTTCGACGAACTCGATGTCGTGCTTTTTCATGAGCGACTTGAACTCTTCGAGCATGGCCGCATCGAACTTGAAATCGCGCTTAAAGGCCTCGAAATCCTTAAAAGCTCCCTTATGCCTGCCTGCCCAATCGACGGCATACTCGAAGAAAAGCCGTTTAACGATCAGTCGATTGGTAAAACGGGTGATGCGTTCCGGCGCTAAAATCGAGTCCGGCGTTATACCGCCGCCGCCGTAAACGGTGCGACCCGCCAAGGTGAGGTACTGTTTGGTGGAATCGGGTTTTCGCGCATCGGCCGAGTCGCTGTACGCCTCATTGTAATAGTCGACCAGGTTGTCCTCTTCATACGGCCGCTGGATCAAACGGCCGCTGGGCGTGTAGTATCGGGCGACGGTCAAGCGCAAAGCGCCGCCGTCGCTGAGCGGAATCTGATTCTGCACCAGGCCTTTGCCGAAACTGGTCTGACCAAGAACCAGTCCGCGGTCGAGATCCTGAATCGCGCCGGCGACGATCTCGGAGGCGCTCGCGGAACCATGATCGATAAGCACCACCAGAGGATAGAGCGGATGCGTTCCCTTGTCCGTCGAGTAAAAATCCTGATCCGAATTGCGAATGCGGCCGCGCGTATAGACGATCTTGTAGCCTCCGGGAATGAATTTATCCGCCACTTCGAAAGCCTGATCCAAGTAGCCGCCCGAGTTGCCGCGCAGGTCGAAGACAAGTTGTTTCATTCCCTGTTTCTCCAACTTTTGCAGCGCCTCCTCCACCTCCTGCGCCGTCGTGCGGGCAAATCTACCGAGGTAGATGTAGCCGGTACGGTCGTCCAGCATAAACGCCGCCATCACGCTGTAGATGGGAATCTTGTCGCGGGTGATGACGACCTCGAATTCGGTTCCTTCGGAAGGCCGTCGAATTGTCACCTTGACCTGCGTGCCTGCAGGGCCGCGCAGCTTTTTCAGTACCTCATCTTCGGTAATGCCGTAAGCCGATTGACCTTCTATGCGGATGATCTGATCACCGGGCCGAATACCGACTGCTTCGGAAGGACCGCCGACGATCGGCGACACCACCGTCAAGATCTTATTGAGCACGACAAATTCGATGCCGATGCCTTCAAAGGAGCCCTCAAACTGCTCGGTTACCCGTTCCAGATTCTTTTTAGGAATATAAACCGAGTGCGGATCGAGCTCGCTCAACATACCGTTGATCGCGCCGGTAATCAGCTTTTCCCGATCCGGCGGCTCCACGTAATAGTTGTTGATGAGCGCAAACACCTCCTGAAAGCGGGTCAACTGCTCGCGCACGCCGTCCGATGAATAAGCGTCGCGATTGCGAAATTGGGTAATCAGAAGCGTCGATCCGGCCAACAGACCGAAAAGCAAAAAAGGTATATATCGTTTTGCCTTCATGTTAAAATTCCTTTTGCGTCAACCAGCCCTTAATAATAATGCTTTTGCCTTAAAAAGGCAAAGAAACGGAAAAGCGATGCGTGTCGCCCAATCCTCGGCCAAAGGGGACGTAGGCATAATCAATCGCTGCTCTTTGCAGCCGCAACCCGAAGCCGAAACTGATTCCTTTATCTTCAAAGCCGGTTTGATAGCCGGTGCGCAGCAGAAGATACGGCAACGGTGCAATTTCGGCGCCCGCCTGCAGGTGAGCCGTCTCGCCGCGCACCGTCACGTAATCGAAAGCCACGGTTGCCTCCGGCGCCGACCGGGGAAGTCGATAAGCCGCTCCGAACCGGAGCGTGCGCGGCAGCTGCACCCGCTCCTGTGCCATTCGTGTGGTCGTGCCCCAATTCTGCAGTGCCGCCGCCAGGCGCAGGCCTTCCAAAGGCGCGCGCCACTGCAGGCCGAAATCGACCATCCAGCCTTGCGAGTTTTCAATATATATTTTTTCATGCATAAACTTGAGGTTTGCACCGAACGTCCAGTTTGGCAAAACCCGACGGGCGTAGGTTGCAGCTGCGATCAAGCTATTGGCGGAAAAAACGCCTAAAGGCTCTTCAGAAGCAATGATCCGCTGTTCAAAGCCTTCTACCGTCGTCAGCATTATCCCGAACCCGAAGGCGCCGTAACGAGTCGGTGCAATCAAAGAGAGCGTTTGGTTGCTGATTCCCTGAATCCAAGAGGCGTAGCTGAGCTGAATGCCGCGGTTTTCCAGCGCAACAGCGCCGGCAGGATTCCAAAACAGCGCCGAGGCGTCGTCGGCAACGGCGGTAAAAGCCTCGCCCATTGCCGAGCCGCGCGCCGAAGCGGCAATCTTGAGAGCCGCAGCGCCGTTGACCGCAGCATTCGTCGCCGTTGTTGCAAAGAGGACAGCCCAAATCAGTTTATTCAGCATTTTTTTCCTTTCCCATCAAGCCGCGTGCTTTGCCGGAAACACGCAGCGGAAAATCGACATTCCGCTAAAAATCGATCGTCCAACTGAATACGTGATCCGGCGATAAGGCTTCGAGTGTCGGCACGAAAGCGTAGTTGAGTTCAGCCTGTTTGCCGAACAGCCGCGAGCGCACGCCGAAACCGAAGGTCGGTTTGCCGTGATCCAAACCCAGGCGCACCGCCGCCAGCCGATGCAGTGTTGCCTCGGCACCAAAATGATAACGCGGATTCTGCTTGTCGCTGCTCTCGACATCGGCGACTACCAACAGCCACTGCTGCGGGATCCGCCAGGCCGCGCCGACCCGCAGCGTACGCGGCAAGGCGTAGGTCGTGGATGTGCCCCGTTCATAGACTTTGTCCGTATTCCATGTATACTTGGCCATGTTGTTCTTGACGGCGGCGCCGAAGGTCAATCCGGACATGGCGCGGAAAAAAACACCGAAATCGATGCCGAGGCCGCGTGAGGTCAGCGCCCCGCCCTCTTCGGCGATATCAGGGATTCGGTTGTAAAGGATTTTCCCTGAAACGCCGAAACTGAGCCTCTCCGACGGAGCAACGGCAAAACCCATGAAAAAGGCATGCTCCGAATTGGAGAGTTCCTGCGTCCGATTGCCGGCAAAATCGCGGCCGTCGATATGATCGACACCGGCGTGCAGCCAGCCGACCATCAATCCGGCATTTAAAGGCCGAGCTCCGCTGTTGCCGGACTGCGGCCGAATCGGCAGCGCAAAGCCGACAAAATCAAGACTCCGATCCAACGGCAGAAAAGAAAGCGACATCATCAGCTGCGGGCCGGAAAGCTGCGGCAGCGCG
The nucleotide sequence above comes from candidate division KSB1 bacterium. Encoded proteins:
- a CDS encoding S41 family peptidase, whose protein sequence is MKAKRYIPFLLFGLLAGSTLLITQFRNRDAYSSDGVREQLTRFQEVFALINNYYVEPPDREKLITGAINGMLSELDPHSVYIPKKNLERVTEQFEGSFEGIGIEFVVLNKILTVVSPIVGGPSEAVGIRPGDQIIRIEGQSAYGITEDEVLKKLRGPAGTQVKVTIRRPSEGTEFEVVITRDKIPIYSVMAAFMLDDRTGYIYLGRFARTTAQEVEEALQKLEKQGMKQLVFDLRGNSGGYLDQAFEVADKFIPGGYKIVYTRGRIRNSDQDFYSTDKGTHPLYPLVVLIDHGSASASEIVAGAIQDLDRGLVLGQTSFGKGLVQNQIPLSDGGALRLTVARYYTPSGRLIQRPYEEDNLVDYYNEAYSDSADARKPDSTKQYLTLAGRTVYGGGGITPDSILAPERITRFTNRLIVKRLFFEYAVDWAGRHKGAFKDFEAFKRDFKFDAAMLEEFKSLMKKHDIEFVEEAYQKDADYIALLIKAEIARQLWNSEHYYKVRITADREVEQAVRMMPEAERIKNLHSWNSAPKTQ
- a CDS encoding Na(+)-translocating NADH-quinone reductase subunit A, which encodes MRTIRIKKGLDVPISGAPEQVVYDAPAVKQAAVVGADYIGMKPTMQAAVGDRVKLGQVLFTDKKMPAVKYTSPASGRVAAVNRGDKRALVSVVIDIDGDDAVVFDAYDASRLDSLDRGTIRQQLLDSGLWTALRARPFGKVADPQTVPHSIFVTAMDTRPHAPNLDVVLKGKEKDFADGLKVLSLLTDGKVFVCLSPQSRLAVQESDKIEAVCFSGPHPAGLPGTHIHFLDPVDRHKTVWYVGAQDVAAIGRLFTTGRLDVERIVSLAGPAVKRPRLLRTRLGASLAELTDGELQGGSVRVVSGSLLDGRTAADGAAFLGRYHQQISALPEGGDRHLLGWLSPGFNLYSVKNIVLSKLFPHKKFSFTTALHGGPRAIIPIGSYEEVMPLDILPNLLLKALAINDIEEAELLGCLELEEEDLALCTFVCPSKIDHGLNLRNTLTIMEKEG
- a CDS encoding PorV/PorQ family protein, translated to MLNKLIWAVLFATTATNAAVNGAAALKIAASARGSAMGEAFTAVADDASALFWNPAGAVALENRGIQLSYASWIQGISNQTLSLIAPTRYGAFGFGIMLTTVEGFEQRIIASEEPLGVFSANSLIAAATYARRVLPNWTFGANLKFMHEKIYIENSQGWMVDFGLQWRAPLEGLRLAAALQNWGTTTRMAQERVQLPRTLRFGAAYRLPRSAPEATVAFDYVTVRGETAHLQAGAEIAPLPYLLLRTGYQTGFEDKGISFGFGLRLQRAAIDYAYVPFGRGLGDTHRFSVSLPF